A single genomic interval of Armigeres subalbatus isolate Guangzhou_Male chromosome 1, GZ_Asu_2, whole genome shotgun sequence harbors:
- the LOC134207526 gene encoding uncharacterized protein LOC134207526, which yields MYRQVNVHEEDSWLQCILWRNHPSEEIQTYRLKTVTYGEAAWSFLACRALHEVGEELCPEQPEIADAIQQCFYVDNLMMGGDSVDELLHRRKAVEAALLKKGFPLRKWASNDPTAIRDVATEDVEQVIHVGDHDVIKTLGVAWYPQTDTFRFLVDDQDPRKTTMTKRQLASEILRLYDPLGIMQPIIITAKILLQGLWKIKLKWDDQIPAQSHHEWQQLKNTLPKLASLAIPRQAIPSNAVHLELHGFSDASILVYGCAIYAYCIDDQNWKTTMRQVPRSTNGKGQSAGPDATSKGTLSYLPNQCISELEAGERLIVKHEVKHLQQIHYRQEFAHLEEKGTPIKQGPLQQ from the exons ATGTACCGGCAGGTAAACGTCCACGAGGAAGACTCGTGGTTGCAATGCATTCTGTGGAGGAACCACCCCTCCGAAGAAATTCAAACCTACAGATTGAAAACGGTGACGTACGGCGAAGCAGCATGGTCTTTCCTAGCATGCCGAGCGCTTCACGAAGTCGGGGAAGAACTATGTCCCGAGCAGCCGGAGATTGCTGATGCCATTCAGCAATGTTTCTATGTAGACAACCTAATGATGGGGGGAGATTCAGTAGATGAGCTACTACATCGCCGCAAGGCTGTGGAAGCCGCATTACTCAAAAAAGGATTCCCCTTAAGGAAATGGGCATCTAATGATCCCACCGCCATACGCGACGTGGCAACCGAAGACGTAGAACAGGTGATTCACGTAGGAGATCACGACGTCATCAAGACATTAGGAGTTGCATGGTACCCGCAAACCGATACATTCCGATTTCTGGTGGATGACCAGGATCCTCGTAAAACCACTATGACCAAAAGGCAACTTGCCTCCGAGATTTTGAGGCTGTACGACCCGCTGGGCATTATGCAGCCAATAATTATTACAGCAAAGATCCTGCTCCAAGGACTGtggaaaatcaaattaaaatgggATGACCAAATCCCTGCGCAATCACATCATGAATGGCAACAGCTGAAGAATACATTGCCGAAACTCGCAAGCTTGGCCATACCGCGCCAAGCCATTCCAAGTAACGCTGTACACCTGGAACTGCATGGGTTCTCAGATGCATCCATCCTCGTCTATGGTTGCGCAATTTACGCGTACTGCATAGATGACCAAAATTGGAAAACAACTATGCGCCAAGTCCCGCGTAGTACCAATGGAAAAGGCCAATCAGCTGGCCCTGACGCTACCTCGAAAGGAACTCTTAGTTACTTGCCGAATCAATGCATAAG TGAGCTGGAGGCAGGAGAGCGGCTGATCGTTAAGCACGAGGTTAAGCACCTCCAGCAAATTCATTATCGTCAGGAGTTCGCTCATCTAGAGGAAAAGGGAACTCCTATCAAGCAAGGTCCTCTGCAGcagtag